The sequence below is a genomic window from Corallococcus silvisoli.
GTGCAGTCACGGCCGAGCGCCCCACCCAGCGACGCGTGGAGGCCCACCTCCACGGACATGCCGCCCGTGACGGTGACGGGGATGATCCACACCATGAACGTGGCGGACACCTTGGCCGCGTCCTTCTCCACGATGGGCTTGTTCTCAATGAAGGTGAAGCGCGCCGGGTAGGAGCGGTCGAACGTGTAGACGGAATAGCCAAACAGGCGCGCGCTCAGCTGCGCACGGATGGAGGAGGTCTCCGTGGAGGCGCGGCCCTCCAGGTGCGCCACTTCCTTGCGCACGGAGCTGAACACGTTGGCGTAGATGTTCAGCTCGCTGAAGATGCTGGCGTTGGTGTCACACCAGTTGCCATTGAACGCGGTGCCGGGCGTGGTGAGCTCCCAGCCGGCCCGGAACGAATAGCCGCCACCGAAGCGGTTGTCGCCCGAGTAGCCGCTCGCGGAGAAGTCCTTCGAACGGCGCTTGGTCATCGTCGCGGGCTGCACCGGCTCCTGAAGCGTCGCCAGGTATTCCAGCAGCGCCTTGAGGTAGGTGGTCATCGCGACGGGGCTCACCGTGTAGTCCTTCAGCTCCAGCCCCTTGATCTTCAGCCGGTCCGCGTTGCGGATGAAGCTCTCCGCGCCGAAGTCGTTGCCGGTCGCCGTCAGGCACTGGCCCAGGTTCAACTCACGGCGGGGCACCATGACCGCGTCCACCATCGCCTTGTAACGGCGCGGGCTCCAGTCACACGCCGTCACCCTGTCCGCGACGAGGCACCCCTCCGCGTCCGCCTTCACCAGCGACTCCTCCAGGGCCTGGTCCAGGCCGTACAGGCGCTCGGCGGCCTTCACGTCCAGCTCCGCCGTGCTGAGGTCGCGGCCACGCAGCGCCTCCGCCGCGCGCTGCCACCCGAGGTAGACGGCCTCGCGCTGCGTGAGCAGGGCCACGAAGGTCTCCTGCCGCTGCTGCGACTCGTTGAGCACGTCGTCCGCCACCTTGGCGAGCGACTTGCTCATGGCCTGGTGCCACGCGTCCGACGGCAGCACCGCCTGGCGGGCCTCCACGTTGTTCGCCTTCTTCGCCGCCTCCGACGAGAAGGAGTAGGCCTTGGTGCCCTTGGGGTACGCCCCCGGCACGAAGCGGAAGTACGCGTTCTTCTCCACGCGCGTCTTGCCGTCCCAGAGGGGCGCCAGCTTCTGGCCGTCCTTGCTGTACAGCGTGCGCTCCGCGATGCCCTTGGAGCCGTAGGCGAAGTCGAACACCGCGCGGAAGTTGTCGCCGAACGCGCCCGCGTCCTGCTCGAAGCGGCTGTAGTCGTAGTACTTCTCGTGCACGTACTCCTGGCACGAGCGCGCCACGATGCCGTTGCCGTCCCACTCCTCGCGCTGCTTGTTGTACGCCTGCTCCGCCTTGGTGAGGTTCTTGTAACCCTTGCGCGCCAGCACCTGGCCGCGCTGCACCTGCCCCAGCACCGTCTCATCCGAGCCGGAGAAGAGCGTGTCGGTGACGGGGTCGTCCTGCACCGCCACCTGCTCCACGCCGCCGCCCATGCTGTCGGGCACGAGCGCGTTGCGCTTGGGCGCTACCTCGTAGCGGGCCTTCCACTCCGACTCCAGCAACCCCTGGCAGGACCCGTCGTTGACCTTGCCGCACTCGGAGGCGCGGTAGTCCACGTCGGTGCACTGGGTCAGCGTCGGCTGGGGGCAGTCGGCCGCCAGCGCCTGGGGCGCCGCCAGCGTCACGGTGGACAACACGGCCCACCGCACGGGGCGCGGCAGCCGGAAGGGAGTTCTGCGCAAGCTCATGGAAACCTCATCCTGGGGAGTGCGACGGGCCAGGACGGCCCGCCGGTCGCGGGAGCCCCTGAGCACGTGGCGTGCCGAGCCTTCCCGGCGCGCGCTCCAGAGAGGACGCAGTCAGGCGATGAGGACGCCCAGACCACACGAGGCATCACACGCGTTGCTCGCGAGGCAACGACAGACATCCAGACACCGCCAGCCCGGGATGCCCCCGGCGGCGAGCCGTGTTTCACGCGAGGGGGAGCACGTCCTACCCCTCCCCGCCCGCCTGGCGGCCAGGGGAGAGGGGCCCCCGGGCTGATGGGGGCCATGCCCTTGGGTGAAGCCGGGCCGCTTTCGTCCTTCCGGCCCCCCCGGATTTGTGGTGTGAACCGCCCCCATGGCGAACACGCGCACTGTGACGGTCATCAACGGCGACGGCATTGGCCCGGAAGTCTCGGCGGCCACCATTCGCGTCCTCGAAGCCCTCAAGGTCCCCCTGGAGTTCGAGTTCAAGGACGCGGGCGCGGAGGTCGTGGCCAAGTTCGGCACCAACCTCCCCCACGAGACGGTGGAGGCGGTCCTCCGCAGCGGCGTGGCCCTCAAGGGCCCCACCGGCACCGTGGTGGGCGGCGGCCTGCCGTCCGCGAACGTGGGCCTGCGCAAGCGGCTGGACCTGTACTCCTCCCTGCGCCCGGTGAAGAGCGTCCCCAACGTCAAGACGCGCTACGAGAACGTGGACGTGGTGGTGGTGCGTGAGAACACCGAGGACCTGTACGCCGGCCTGGAGCACATCATCGTGCCGGGCGTCGTGGAGTCCCTGAAGATCATCACGGAGAAGGCCTCCACGCGCATCGCGCGCTTCGCCTTCGAGTACGCCAAGAAGAACGGCCGCAAGAAGGTGTCCGCCATCCACAAGGCGAACATCATGAAGCTGTCGGACGGCCTCTTCCTGGACTGCTGCCGCAAGGTCGGCCGCGAGTTCCCTGAGATCGCCTACGACGAGGTCATCGTCGACAACCTCTGCATGCAGCTGGTGAAGGACCCGACCCGCTTCGACGTGATGGTGCTGGAGAACCTGTACGGCGACATCGTCAGCGACCTGTGCGCGGGCCTGGTGGGCGGCCTGGGCATGGTGCCGGGCGCCAACATCGGCGAGCGCACCGCCGTCTTCGAGGCCGTGCACGGCACCGCCCCGGACATCGCGGGCAAGGGCATCGCGAACCCCACCGCGCTGATGATGTCCGCGGTGATGATGCTGGAGTGGCTGGACCTGAAGGAAGAGGCCCGCCGCATGTCCGGCGCCATCCAGAAGGTCTACGGCGGCGACGTGAAGGTGCGCACCGGCGACCTGGGCGGCAGCGCCACCACGCGCGAGTTCACCGACGCCATCATCGCCGCGCTGTAGTCCTGGCGGCGGTTCCCCGGGTGGAGGCCCTCCACCCGGGACGTCCCACCGGCGCCGTCAGCCGACGATGACCTTGCGGACGCCCCGCGCTTCCAGGAGCGCGGGGAGCCGTTCGCGCTGGTCGCCCTGCAACACCAGCGCGTCCTCCTCCACCACGCCGCCGCAGCCCAGGCCGCCCTTGAGCGCCTTGAGCCAGGTGTCGAGCTGGGCCGCGGGCAGCCCCAGCTGCTCCACCACCGTCACCTCCTTGCCGCCCCGGCCCTTGCGCTCCATGCGCACCACGGCGCGCGCGGGGCCCTTGGGTTCGGGCCTCTCCCGGGGAGGCGGCGGAGGCGGCCCCGCGGGCAGCGCCTCGCGCTGCGCGGACAGGGCGGCGAAGGGGTTGTTGAAGGGCCCCGGCGGCGGGGCCTCCTCCTTCTTGTCGCGCTTGCCCATGGCGTGCGGCGCCCCCTCCCTTACGGGTGGGCGTGGCCCTCGTGGCCGTTGCCCGCGCCGCGCGCGCGGGGGGGCGGCAGGGTGGCGAAGGCGGGGGCGTTGGTGTTTCCGGCCGCCAGCACCATCGCGTAGATGAACGC
It includes:
- a CDS encoding isocitrate/isopropylmalate dehydrogenase family protein translates to MANTRTVTVINGDGIGPEVSAATIRVLEALKVPLEFEFKDAGAEVVAKFGTNLPHETVEAVLRSGVALKGPTGTVVGGGLPSANVGLRKRLDLYSSLRPVKSVPNVKTRYENVDVVVVRENTEDLYAGLEHIIVPGVVESLKIITEKASTRIARFAFEYAKKNGRKKVSAIHKANIMKLSDGLFLDCCRKVGREFPEIAYDEVIVDNLCMQLVKDPTRFDVMVLENLYGDIVSDLCAGLVGGLGMVPGANIGERTAVFEAVHGTAPDIAGKGIANPTALMMSAVMMLEWLDLKEEARRMSGAIQKVYGGDVKVRTGDLGGSATTREFTDAIIAAL
- a CDS encoding translation initiation factor, encoding MGKRDKKEEAPPPGPFNNPFAALSAQREALPAGPPPPPPRERPEPKGPARAVVRMERKGRGGKEVTVVEQLGLPAAQLDTWLKALKGGLGCGGVVEEDALVLQGDQRERLPALLEARGVRKVIVG